The Procambarus clarkii isolate CNS0578487 chromosome 39, FALCON_Pclarkii_2.0, whole genome shotgun sequence genome window below encodes:
- the LOC138372489 gene encoding antifreeze protein Maxi-like gives MGGLEQSSSVEAHLAAVVNTTAASTVTTPAASTVNTPAASTVTTPAASTVNTPAASTVTTPAASTVNTPAASTVNTPAASTITTPAASTCYHTCSIYCYHTCSIYSVDAAAAAATAVDDPAAAPATTAVDAPAAIAAATTAVDEPAVSAATTTAADAAAATTTAVDAAAAATTTAVDAPAATTTAVDAPAAAAATTTLLMLLLLLLLKLQLLMFLLLLLQLQLLMLLLLLLQLQLLML, from the exons ATGGGCGGATTGGAGCAGAGCTCGTCCGTGGAAGCTCATCTAG CGGCTGTTGTTAACACAACTGCAGCATCTACTGTTACCACACCTGCAGCATCTACTGTtaacacacctgcagcatctaCTGTTACCACACCTGCAGCATCTACTGTtaacacacctgcagcatctaCTGTTACCACACCTGCAGCATCTACTGTtaacacacctgcagcatctactgttaacacacctgcagcatctaCTATTACCACACCTGCAGCATCTACTTGTTACCACACCTGCAGCATCTACTGTTACCACACCTGCAGCATCTACT CTGTtgatgctgccgctgctgctgctacagctgttgatgatcctgctgctgctcctgcaactacagctgttgatgctcctgctgctattgctgctgcaaCTACAGCTGTTGATGAACCTGCTGTTTCTGCTGCTACAACTacagctgctgatgctgctgctgctacaactacagctgttgatgctgctgctgctgcaacaactaCAGCTGTTGATGCTCCTGCTGCTACAACTACAGCTGttgatgctcctgctgctgctgccgctacaACTACACTGTTGAtgctcctgctgctactgctgctgaaactacagctgctgatgttcctgctgctgctgctacaactacaactgctgatgctcctgctgctgctgctacaattACAGCTGTTGATGCTGTGA
- the LOC138372490 gene encoding probable serine/threonine-protein kinase kinX, translated as MLNKVEKENKVGEEIKVGEEIKVGEEIKVGEENKVGEENKVGEEIKVGEEIKVGEENKVEEENKVGEEIKVGEEIKVGEEIKVGEENKVEEENKVGEEIKVGEEIKVGEEIKVGEEIKVGEEIKVGEENKVGEEIKVGEEIKVGEENKVEEENKVGEEIKVGEEIKVGEEIKVGEENKVGEEIKVGEEIKVGEEIKVGEEIKVGEEIKVGEEIKVGEEIKVGEENKVEEENKVGEEIKVGEEIKVGEEIKVGEEIKVGEENKVGEEIKVGEEIKVGEEIKVGEENKVEEENKVGEEIKVGEEIKVEEENKVEEENKVEKENKVEKENKVGEEIKVGEENKVGEEIKVGEEIKVGEENKVEEENKVGGEQGGEGEQDGEGEQGGEGEQGVEGEQGGGGEQGGEGEQDGEEQGGEGEQGVEGEQGGGRRTRWGEENKVGEENKVEKENKVEKENKAWKENKVGGGEQGGGRRTRWRRRTRWRRRTRWRRRTRWGEENKVEKENKMEKNKVEKENKMEKNKVEKENKVEKEDKVEKEDKVGEENKVGEEKIKQIVNSCDNEKEDLIEAKEEEEEKKEEEEELEDG; from the exons ATGTTGAACAAGGTGGAGAAGGAGAACAAGGTGGGGGAGGAGATCAAGGTGGGGGAGGAGATCAAGGTGGGGGAGGAGATCAAGGTGGGGGAGGAGAACAAGGTGGGGGAGGAGAACAAGGTGGGGGAGGAGATCAAGGTGGGGGAGGAGATCAAGGTGGGGGAGGAGAACAAGGTGGAGGAGGAGAACAAGGTGGGGGAGGAGATCAAGGTGGGGGAGGAGATCAAGGTGGGGGAGGAGATCAAGGTGGGGGAGGAGAACAAGGTGGAGGAGGAGAACAAGGTGGGGGAGGAGATCAAGGTGGGGGAGGAGATCAAGGTGGGGGAGGAGATCAAGGTGGGGGAGGAGATCAAGGTGGGGGAGGAGATCAAGGTGGGGGAGGAGAACAAGGTGGGGGAGGAGATCAAGGTGGGGGAGGAGATCAAGGTGGGGGAGGAGAACAAGGTGGAGGAGGAGAACAAGGTGGGGGAGGAGATCAAGGTGGGGGAGGAGATCAAGGTGGGGGAGGAGATCAAGGTGGGGGAGGAGAACAAGGTGGGGGAGGAGATCAAGGTGGGGGAGGAGATCAAGGTGGGGGAGGAGATCAAGGTGGGGGAGGAGATCAAGGTGGGGGAGGAGATCAAGGTGGGGGAGGAGATCAAGGTGGGGGAGGAGATCAAGGTGGGGGAGGAGAACAAGGTGGAGGAGGAGAACAAGGTGGGGGAGGAGATCAAGGTGGGGGAGGAGATCAAGGTGGGGGAGGAGATCAAGGTGGGGGAGGAGATCAAGGTGGGGGAGGAGAACAAGGTGGGGGAGGAGATCAAGGTGGGGGAGGAGATCAAGGTGGGGGAGGAGATCAAGGTGGGGGAGGAGAACAAGGTGGAGGAGGAGAACAAGGTGGGGGAGGAGATCAAGGTGGGGGAGGAGATCAAGGTGGAGGAGGAGAACAAGGTGGAGGAGGAGAACAAGGTGGAGAAGGAGAACAAGGTGGAGAAGGAGAACAAG GTGGGGGAGGAGATCAAGGTGGGGGAGGAGAACAAGGTGGGGGAGGAGATCAAGGTGGGGGAGGAGATCAAGGTGGGGGAGGAGAACAAGGTGGAGGAGGAGAACAAGGTGGGGGGAGAACAAGGTGGAGAAGGAGAACAAGACGGGGAAGGAGAACAAGGTGGAGAAGGAGAACAAGGCGTGGAAGGAGAACAAGGTGGGGGAGGAGAACAAGGTGGAGAAGGAGAACAAGATGGAGAAGAACAAGGTGGAGAAGGAGAACAAGGCGTGGAAGGAGAACAAGGTGGGGGGAGGAGAACAAGGTGGGGGGAGGAGAACAAGGTGGGGGAGGAGAACAAGGTGGAgaaggagaataaggtggagaaGGAGAACAAGGCGTGGAAGGAGAACAAGGTGGGGGGAGGAGAACAAGGTGGGGGGAGGAGAACAAGGTGGAGAAGGAGAACAAGGTGGAGAAGGAGAACAAGGTGGAGAAGGAGAACAAGGTGGGGGGAGGAGAACAAGGTGGAGAAGGAGAACAAGATGGAGAAGAACAAGGTGGAGAAGGAGAACAAGATGGAGAAGAACAAGGTGGAGAAGGAGAACAAGGTGGAGAAGGAGGACAAGGTGGAGAAGGAGGACAAGGTGGGGGAGGAGAACAAGGTGGGGGAGGAGAAAA TAAAGCAAATAGTAAATAGCTGCGACAATGAGAAGGAAGATCTGATAGaagcgaaggaggaggaggaagagaagaaggaggaggaggaggagctggagGATGGGTAG